DNA from Candidatus Parvarchaeota archaeon:
AAAGAGCCTGCGAATCTTCTACCAGGCGCGCGCTTTCTTTATTTTGTCTGGGCAATTATAACCACATCTGCAGTGTTTTTTAGGGCAACAGAAAACCCAGGCTCAGCCCCTATGATAATCGTTTCCTTTCCAAGCTCTTTTGCCTTTACAAGAACCGGCCTAAAATCAATGTCGCGTGTCATCAGCGCAATTGTGTGTATTGCGGGGTTGAAGACCTGCTCCATTGCCTCAACTGCCATTGTCACATCCACGTCCCCGGTGGTTATCACAGGCTGGAAGCCCTGGTTGACCATTGCCTCAATCAGCTTGTCTGATGCGTACTGGTCAAGATAAATCTTTGACACTTTTAGCGTGCCGTGCTTTTGCACAGCCTTTTTCACAAAATCCAAGTCTATGTTCATCTCGCGCCTGATTACATTTGGCCCATCAACCAGAAGCGCAATGTTCCTTCCCTTCTTGTCCTTTGCCTCAAACATGGCCTTGAATTTCTCAAACATAAAAAAGCACCTTTCTTTCCAGCCGCCTCCCCCAAACAATCAAATCCAATAAAACCTGATTGCATTTTCGCAGGAGGCTTTTTTCACGCAGTCCAGGCTTTCCCCTGTGGCATCTGCAATGATTTGCAGGGATATGTTAATATCGCTTAGGGTCTTCGTCGTTCCAAGATACGGGGAATCGGTTTCTACAACAAACTTTTCAAGGCCTGATTTTCCCTGCTGCTTGCCTTGCTCAAACACCGCCTTTATCGCCTTTTTCCTCTCCTTTGAGCGCATTGGCGGAATCGAGATTATCCCCCCAAGGCTGCAAGCCCTAAGCGCGTCCTCTGGTTTTCCGGAAAAGCAGTGCATCATGAAATCAAGCTTTTTGCCTTGTTTTGCACATTCTTTTTGCGCTTTTTCAAGCTCGTCAAGCGTTTCCTTCATTGCATCCCTGCAGTGTATGACTACAGGCAAGCCTATCTTTGCAGCAAGCCCAAGCTGCGCCCTAAATGCAACATACTGCCTGTCCT
Protein-coding regions in this window:
- a CDS encoding TIGR00288 family NYN domain-containing protein — its product is MFEKFKAMFEAKDKKGRNIALLVDGPNVIRREMNIDLDFVKKAVQKHGTLKVSKIYLDQYASDKLIEAMVNQGFQPVITTGDVDVTMAVEAMEQVFNPAIHTIALMTRDIDFRPVLVKAKELGKETIIIGAEPGFSVALKNTADVVIIAQTK
- a CDS encoding TatD family deoxyribonuclease; the protein is MDNAKILVFDAHCHLESFEKAGMAVAIDPGHFVATSGYSSESNMQNKKIRDANPQQICLSCGIAPQEAMKHENLDEKMPLWIDFIMASKPNAIGEIGLDFHWAKTQVEKDRQYVAFRAQLGLAAKIGLPVVIHCRDAMKETLDELEKAQKECAKQGKKLDFMMHCFSGKPEDALRACSLGGIISIPPMRSKERKKAIKAVFEQGKQQGKSGLEKFVVETDSPYLGTTKTLSDINISLQIIADATGESLDCVKKASCENAIRFYWI